In bacterium (Candidatus Blackallbacteria) CG13_big_fil_rev_8_21_14_2_50_49_14, one genomic interval encodes:
- a CDS encoding DUF512 domain-containing protein, with protein MPRRHRYTPKPFPVRITPNTLADQAGIATGDILLRINDEEVGDFLSFFDQTSDEELVLELRRATDGLVYQTQILREYGEPLGMIPSPEPLEDIVECENRCVFCFIHQQPKGLRRTLFIRDDDFRYSFIQGNFITLTNLSPSDWHRIYAEQLSPLNVSVHSMSPSVRRKIIVNSRAGRIRQQLESLFEHGIEVHTQIVLCPGYNDGKDLDHTLEKLIAYYPHVLSVSVVPLGMTDYRTHLPQLPPVSPQMALEIMAQVKPWQEKAKKLHGDPLIRLGDEFYWMTNQPYPPFEHYGSFEQMEDGVGGARRFIDQFHLNQHQLPKSLKKKHRITIMTGQIGADIIAPLLKEAEQQVKNLSFQLLRCRSRFWGAGITVSGLLMAQDLLAEAAGAELGDEIWIPEVMVRNEEKRFLDDMTLTEFQALIRKPVHAIPERAEELIRAIRLLNRRAPVKPELIVTRAD; from the coding sequence ATGCCCAGACGCCACCGATATACTCCCAAACCCTTTCCCGTTCGTATAACCCCAAATACCCTTGCAGACCAGGCAGGTATTGCCACAGGCGATATTCTCCTACGCATCAATGATGAAGAAGTGGGTGATTTCCTCTCATTTTTTGACCAGACTTCTGACGAAGAACTGGTACTTGAGCTGCGCAGAGCAACGGATGGTTTGGTATACCAAACTCAGATTCTACGGGAATATGGCGAGCCTCTGGGCATGATTCCCAGTCCAGAACCGCTAGAAGATATCGTTGAATGCGAAAACCGTTGTGTTTTTTGTTTTATCCACCAACAGCCCAAAGGCTTACGCCGAACGCTGTTTATTCGGGATGATGATTTCCGTTATTCCTTTATTCAGGGAAACTTCATTACCCTCACCAATTTATCGCCTTCTGATTGGCACAGAATTTATGCAGAACAACTCAGTCCCCTCAATGTATCTGTACATTCGATGAGCCCCAGCGTGCGGCGTAAAATAATTGTCAATTCTCGGGCCGGGCGCATTCGACAACAATTGGAAAGCCTGTTTGAACATGGGATTGAAGTGCATACTCAAATCGTGCTCTGTCCAGGTTATAACGACGGCAAAGACCTGGATCATACCCTGGAAAAACTGATTGCCTATTATCCACACGTTTTAAGCGTTTCGGTCGTGCCCTTGGGCATGACCGATTACCGTACACATTTGCCGCAACTGCCCCCGGTTTCTCCCCAAATGGCCTTAGAGATCATGGCCCAGGTCAAACCCTGGCAAGAAAAAGCGAAAAAATTGCACGGGGATCCTTTGATTCGTCTGGGCGATGAATTCTATTGGATGACGAACCAACCCTATCCGCCCTTTGAACATTACGGCAGTTTTGAACAGATGGAAGATGGAGTCGGGGGGGCCCGCCGTTTTATCGATCAATTTCATCTCAACCAACATCAACTGCCCAAAAGTTTAAAGAAAAAACATCGCATTACGATCATGACAGGCCAAATTGGTGCAGATATTATCGCGCCCCTGCTCAAAGAAGCTGAGCAACAGGTTAAAAATCTGAGCTTTCAACTCTTGCGCTGTCGCAGTCGCTTTTGGGGAGCCGGAATCACGGTTTCAGGTCTCCTAATGGCGCAAGATTTACTCGCCGAAGCAGCAGGTGCTGAGTTGGGAGATGAAATCTGGATTCCAGAAGTGATGGTCAGAAATGAAGAAAAGCGCTTCTTAGATGATATGACCCTGACCGAGTTTCAAGCCTTAATCAGAAAGCCTGTACACGCTATCCCTGAGCGGGCAGAAGAATTGATTCGGGCAATTCGTTTACTGAACCGTCGTGCCCCTGTCAAACCGGAGCTGATCGTCACCCGTGCCGATTAA
- a CDS encoding adenosine kinase codes for MMTKELNALALCNVLKDIVIKVNDHELDELGLAKGMMHLMDEEAQQKILNKFQNREKTYEMGGSGANMMRTLAVLGQKVSQAGMVGNDQNGELYLERMQELGIVNNIRKASMGSTGTSIVLISPDGERTMNTCLGMSRCYTTQDIPEADIANSEILVVTGYQWDTNNQIEAVNHALRIAKQNHTKIAFDLSDPFCVERHRETFLNILDEYVDIVFSNLKEASMLTGKDLEGSLETLGELCEIVVLKCGSKGSWLKNREEKVFIPSNKVAVVDTTAAGDMYAGGFLCGYLNQLTLQECGQLATFCAETVIQNVGAKIPENLLDLAQAHLAELKTSAHVLAHSQA; via the coding sequence ATGATGACCAAAGAATTGAATGCACTGGCCCTATGCAATGTTTTGAAAGATATCGTGATCAAAGTCAATGACCATGAACTCGATGAATTGGGTTTGGCCAAAGGCATGATGCACTTGATGGATGAAGAAGCACAGCAGAAAATCCTGAATAAATTTCAAAACCGTGAAAAGACCTATGAAATGGGTGGTTCAGGAGCCAATATGATGCGTACTTTGGCTGTCTTGGGTCAAAAAGTCAGTCAGGCCGGTATGGTCGGCAATGATCAAAATGGCGAACTCTACCTCGAACGGATGCAGGAATTGGGCATTGTCAACAATATCCGTAAAGCCTCGATGGGAAGCACAGGAACCTCCATCGTTTTGATTTCACCTGATGGGGAACGCACCATGAATACCTGTTTGGGCATGAGCCGTTGTTATACCACCCAGGACATTCCGGAAGCAGATATTGCAAACTCAGAAATATTGGTGGTAACAGGCTATCAATGGGACACGAACAATCAAATTGAAGCCGTCAACCATGCTTTGCGAATCGCAAAACAAAACCATACCAAAATCGCTTTTGATCTTTCTGACCCTTTTTGTGTAGAACGCCACCGTGAAACCTTTCTGAATATTTTAGATGAATATGTAGATATCGTTTTTTCAAATTTAAAAGAAGCCAGCATGCTGACAGGCAAAGACCTTGAAGGCAGTCTTGAAACCTTGGGCGAACTCTGTGAAATTGTGGTTTTAAAATGTGGTTCAAAAGGTTCTTGGCTGAAAAACCGCGAAGAAAAGGTTTTCATCCCCTCGAATAAGGTCGCGGTTGTTGATACCACTGCTGCAGGTGATATGTATGCCGGTGGGTTTCTCTGTGGCTATCTGAACCAGCTAACTTTGCAGGAATGTGGACAGTTGGCTACATTTTGTGCTGAAACGGTAATTCAAAATGTAGGTGCCAAAATTCCTGAAAACCTGCTGGATTTAGCCCAGGCCCATTTGGCGGAACTGAAAACTTCAGCACATGTTTTGGCTCATAGTCAGGCTTAA
- a CDS encoding DNA mismatch repair protein MutT: MNEKIPCFGENLPHLPLVKRPGAYALILNSVGCLAVLKLPEGWYLPGGGQEGKEGLESCLEREVQEETGYGIEMLWYLGQAGQYLVGRDRVLFKLGHFFLAEFNTEKQAAGEDQHELHWLSLPDAIAKLKHPYQAWAVEKLSALMGA, encoded by the coding sequence ATGAACGAAAAAATTCCATGTTTTGGCGAAAACTTGCCCCATCTGCCGCTGGTCAAACGTCCAGGGGCCTATGCGCTGATTCTCAACTCAGTGGGTTGTCTTGCCGTTTTGAAACTTCCCGAAGGCTGGTATCTTCCAGGCGGGGGGCAGGAGGGCAAAGAAGGGCTCGAATCTTGTCTTGAACGTGAAGTTCAAGAAGAAACAGGCTATGGCATTGAAATGCTTTGGTACCTCGGACAAGCGGGCCAATATCTGGTGGGACGGGATCGGGTACTGTTTAAATTGGGACATTTTTTTCTGGCTGAATTTAATACAGAAAAGCAAGCAGCGGGCGAAGATCAACATGAATTGCATTGGCTCTCGCTTCCCGATGCGATTGCAAAGCTCAAACATCCTTACCAGGCCTGGGCCGTTGAGAAATTATCGGCGCTGATGGGGGCCTGA
- a CDS encoding 3-methylcrotonyl-CoA carboxylase — protein MSKAFQRVLIANRGEIACRIIRACQSLGLETLAVYSEADREAPHVSQADRAFCIGPAPASASYLNIPRLLEIAKQAGAEALHPGYGFLAENPHFANACAQAGLVFIGPSVAVLESMGAKTAAREKALEAGLPVVPGFALTGLSPEAISTQAEALGYPLLVKAVGGGGGRGMRLVKGPEQLENALQSAAQEAQKSFSDARIYLEKYLHPVRHIEFQILGDQSGQVIHLGERECSIQRRYQKIIEEAPAPHFHPKLREAMGESALKLARLLHYVGAGTIEFILDSEDHYYFLEVNPRIQVEHPVTEAITGLDLVQWQIRLAQGEPLPLSQAEVQLKGHALEVRICAEDAQADFCPATGQMKVWELPGQLRIENGIQAGQVISSWYDSLLAKMISHADNREQALAQMKAALRKTRALGVSTNLQFLEAVCSDPEFQSGNLHTRWLESKTFPSRLPEALWMAALIWRLNSRLLSPLHLLGLPKGWRNLKGAAQHEFFRYHEKEIALTYRDLGNQRMEYLKDQSTEIFEILGFDSETLTFEYQNERFHVRYCFQDQRLWLYHPSWGNLSLEPLARLRVQPPQTKDTQDFHAQMPGRVLKIVAEIGKVVNEGETLLILESMKMETALLAPGSGKIIQCFVDADSPVTRGQKLLLFQLNSEDEASPVSPQG, from the coding sequence GTGAGCAAAGCCTTTCAACGCGTGCTGATCGCCAACCGGGGGGAAATTGCCTGTCGCATTATTCGGGCCTGTCAGAGCCTGGGGCTTGAAACCCTTGCGGTTTACTCAGAAGCCGATCGCGAAGCTCCCCACGTAAGCCAGGCAGATCGGGCCTTTTGTATCGGGCCCGCTCCAGCATCCGCATCCTATTTGAACATTCCCCGACTGCTTGAAATCGCAAAGCAGGCGGGAGCAGAGGCCCTGCATCCAGGCTATGGTTTTCTCGCCGAGAACCCCCATTTCGCAAACGCCTGTGCGCAAGCGGGGCTGGTCTTTATTGGCCCTTCTGTGGCAGTACTTGAAAGCATGGGCGCAAAGACAGCAGCGCGGGAAAAAGCCCTCGAAGCAGGCTTGCCTGTGGTACCTGGTTTTGCATTGACGGGGCTTTCTCCTGAGGCGATATCAACTCAGGCAGAGGCCTTGGGGTATCCCCTGCTGGTCAAGGCCGTCGGCGGAGGAGGGGGCAGGGGCATGCGCCTGGTGAAAGGCCCTGAACAGCTTGAAAACGCTTTACAGTCTGCTGCCCAGGAAGCCCAAAAATCTTTTTCAGATGCCAGAATTTATCTCGAAAAATACCTTCACCCCGTTCGCCATATTGAATTTCAAATTCTTGGGGATCAAAGCGGTCAGGTCATTCATTTGGGGGAAAGAGAATGTTCGATTCAGAGACGATACCAGAAAATCATCGAAGAAGCCCCTGCCCCTCATTTTCATCCCAAATTAAGAGAAGCCATGGGTGAATCCGCACTGAAACTCGCCCGTTTACTACACTATGTGGGGGCTGGCACGATCGAGTTTATCCTCGATTCTGAAGATCACTATTATTTTTTAGAGGTCAATCCGCGTATTCAGGTTGAACACCCGGTCACGGAGGCCATCACAGGCTTGGATCTGGTGCAATGGCAAATCCGTCTGGCCCAAGGTGAGCCTCTGCCTTTGAGCCAGGCTGAAGTTCAACTGAAGGGCCATGCCCTGGAGGTCAGAATTTGTGCAGAAGATGCACAAGCAGATTTCTGCCCCGCAACGGGCCAGATGAAAGTTTGGGAATTGCCTGGTCAGCTTCGGATTGAAAATGGCATTCAAGCCGGACAAGTCATCAGTTCTTGGTATGATTCTTTGCTGGCAAAAATGATCAGCCACGCAGACAATCGAGAGCAAGCCCTTGCTCAAATGAAAGCAGCCCTGCGCAAAACAAGGGCTTTGGGTGTTTCAACCAATCTTCAATTTTTGGAGGCAGTCTGCTCTGATCCTGAGTTTCAGAGCGGGAACCTGCATACACGCTGGCTGGAAAGCAAGACCTTCCCCTCCCGCTTACCCGAAGCCCTTTGGATGGCAGCCTTGATCTGGCGATTGAATTCACGCCTGCTCTCCCCCCTGCACCTCCTGGGTCTGCCCAAAGGCTGGCGCAATTTGAAAGGAGCGGCTCAACACGAATTTTTTCGCTACCATGAAAAAGAAATTGCACTTACTTACCGCGATCTGGGCAACCAGCGCATGGAATATTTGAAAGATCAAAGCACTGAAATCTTCGAAATTTTAGGTTTTGACTCAGAAACGCTCACTTTCGAATATCAGAATGAGAGGTTTCATGTCCGCTATTGTTTTCAGGATCAGAGACTGTGGCTCTACCACCCCAGTTGGGGCAATTTAAGCCTCGAACCTCTGGCACGCCTGCGCGTCCAGCCCCCGCAGACGAAAGATACCCAAGATTTTCACGCCCAAATGCCGGGACGGGTTTTGAAAATCGTGGCTGAAATTGGCAAAGTGGTGAATGAAGGCGAGACACTCTTGATCCTTGAGTCCATGAAAATGGAAACCGCCCTCCTGGCACCCGGCTCAGGAAAAATAATTCAATGTTTTGTAGACGCAGATTCACCTGTCACACGCGGTCAAAAGCTCTTGCTCTTTCAACTCAATTCAGAGGACGAAGCGTCTCCCGTATCCCCTCAGGGCTGA
- a CDS encoding acetyl-CoA carboxylase carboxyltransferase subunit — MRTLSSHPRKNSEAYQNNQEAWQEILFTFQDYQNQALWQGDEKYLNRHRQQGKLTARERVEGLLDPDSYFLELMPLAGLNQAQSTVGASMVAGIGRVSGRDCAINASVPTIRGGAMNAVTVQKGLRLDQIAEENKLPLLYLIESAGADLTHQAEIFNAGGAAFRNIARRSRQGIPSISIVFGSCTAGGAYIPGMSDLVIMVRNQAKAFLAGPPLVRMATGEKVDEESLGGAEMHARQSGLADAIANSEQEALLLAREAVETLFFQNTAFSPPQPAAPPLFPIEELLGLIPPDPRKPYDIRELLARILDGSAFAEFKPEYGETLVTGFGTIYGYPVGILANNGVLFSQSAEKGVHFIQLCNQRKIPLLFFQNITGFMVGREYEAGGIIKNGAKLINAISNSQVPAITFLVGASYGAGNYGMCGRSYQPRFLFAWPHARIAVMGPEQLAGVMTSVQREAALKAGKNLDEKKLAQMGERLHQQVLEESSIWYATSRIWDDGVVHPCDTRHVLGITLSTVYQAGIEGSEAYGVFRM, encoded by the coding sequence ATGCGAACACTCAGCAGTCACCCCCGAAAAAACAGTGAAGCCTACCAAAACAATCAAGAAGCCTGGCAGGAAATTCTCTTCACCTTTCAAGACTATCAAAACCAAGCGCTTTGGCAGGGTGATGAAAAATATTTGAATCGCCACCGCCAACAGGGCAAACTCACAGCACGTGAACGGGTAGAAGGGCTTCTCGATCCAGACAGCTATTTCCTTGAACTCATGCCCCTTGCTGGCCTCAATCAGGCCCAAAGCACGGTGGGGGCCTCCATGGTTGCAGGAATAGGGCGGGTTTCTGGCCGCGACTGCGCGATCAACGCCAGTGTCCCCACCATCCGAGGCGGAGCCATGAACGCCGTCACGGTTCAAAAAGGGTTGAGACTGGATCAAATTGCAGAAGAAAACAAATTGCCTCTGCTCTATCTGATTGAATCTGCAGGTGCAGATTTGACCCACCAGGCTGAAATATTCAATGCGGGCGGTGCTGCGTTTCGCAATATTGCCAGACGCTCCCGCCAGGGCATTCCCAGTATTTCTATCGTTTTTGGCTCCTGCACAGCGGGGGGTGCCTATATTCCGGGCATGTCAGATTTGGTCATTATGGTGCGCAATCAGGCCAAGGCCTTTTTGGCAGGGCCGCCCCTGGTGCGCATGGCCACAGGCGAAAAGGTAGATGAAGAAAGCCTGGGGGGAGCCGAAATGCATGCCCGACAATCGGGCCTTGCTGATGCGATTGCCAACTCAGAGCAGGAAGCTTTGCTTTTGGCACGCGAAGCGGTCGAAACCCTGTTTTTTCAAAATACAGCGTTCTCTCCTCCCCAGCCTGCTGCCCCCCCTCTATTTCCGATAGAAGAACTGCTCGGCTTGATCCCACCCGACCCTCGAAAGCCCTATGATATTCGCGAACTCTTGGCACGTATCCTTGACGGATCGGCATTCGCAGAATTTAAGCCCGAGTACGGCGAAACCCTGGTGACAGGCTTTGGCACAATCTATGGCTATCCGGTCGGCATTCTAGCCAATAATGGGGTTTTGTTTTCACAATCTGCGGAAAAAGGCGTTCACTTTATTCAGCTCTGCAACCAACGAAAAATTCCGTTGCTCTTTTTTCAAAACATCACAGGTTTCATGGTGGGCCGTGAATATGAAGCCGGGGGCATTATTAAAAATGGCGCTAAGCTGATCAATGCCATCTCAAACAGCCAGGTACCCGCAATTACATTTTTGGTAGGGGCTTCCTATGGGGCTGGCAACTATGGCATGTGCGGCCGCTCCTATCAACCCCGCTTCTTATTTGCCTGGCCCCATGCCCGTATCGCTGTCATGGGCCCCGAACAACTGGCAGGAGTCATGACTTCAGTGCAAAGAGAAGCTGCGCTCAAGGCCGGAAAAAACCTGGATGAAAAGAAACTGGCCCAGATGGGAGAACGCCTTCATCAACAGGTGCTTGAAGAATCCAGTATCTGGTACGCTACTTCCCGGATTTGGGATGATGGGGTGGTGCATCCCTGTGATACCCGGCATGTGCTGGGAATTACGCTTTCAACCGTTTATCAGGCAGGCATTGAAGGCAGCGAAGCCTATGGGGTATTCAGAATGTGA